The Dromaius novaehollandiae isolate bDroNov1 chromosome 4, bDroNov1.hap1, whole genome shotgun sequence genome contains the following window.
TTGTAAAGTCCTAAATTGTCGTGACTATGAGACACCTATGACATATGGAAAATCATTACAGCTTTCACAGAAAGATGTTATGCCTTACAAACCTATTAGTGTTTTTTGAAAGCGCAGATGTGGATAAAGAGATCTAGTCCATATTGTGCACATGCTTTGGTGTTtgagatggtttttttttttagacagtcCCTCAAATAAATTAGGTTCTCGAGAAATAAATGAGACAGTTCCCTCAAGGGCAGTTTAAAAGCTAGAAGGCTTGAGAGCACTTTCTGGGGACATGCTGGCAACATACTAACACATAATctgacaaaggaaaagaaaactgagatgaCTACATTTGCTGATGACATAAAATgataaaaactagaaaaaaacaatGGCAAAGTACTGGGTAATAAGCTTCATTATCGTATGTAGTACAATACATGGGGAAAAACAATTCTAACGATACCACAGTTTTAAATCTCAGTAACAAATATACTCAGTATTATGTCCCAGTACAGAGATCTGGGCGTCATTTTGCAtagttttctgaaaatgtcagatCAGTGGTCTGTGACAGCCAAAAGGCAAGTACAACATAAAAAATTCTTAGggaaaaaatgaggggaaaagcaGATTTATACTACAGAGCAATTCTGTGACATATCTATATCTTGAGTATTGCAGCGCTTCCAACCCATCTCAGAAAGTGTACAACACAGCTGAGatagaaaaaggaggggaaagaagaggtATGCTCAGAGGTACAGAATGGTTTCTTTACAAGAGTTTAAACAAAACTCTCCAGGTGGAAAACAGCTCAACTGAAGATGAGGGATATGAAGTCTCTTAACATCATGCGAGGGAACAATTAACTGCTGTTTTTCATTAAGATGACAACCAGTCAGCATTCAGTGAAgtcagatttaaaacaaacagaaaagaagcaCTTAATACAACACAGTTACTTTGTGTATCTTATTGCCACAGGATatagtggaaagaaaaaggaggcacCATCCACACAGAGAATTGGTGGCTATGAGAAAACTATTGGTGGCTATTAAACATCTAGATTTGCTTGATCAAGTTGCAAATTTTGGCTTATAAAGCTCTTAAATTCTTATCACAAGAGGATAGAAGGACACACTAGTGAAGGAGCTCTTTATTTTTCCCTATAAGCTCTTCCAAGTGCCAGCCAGCATGGGAGACAGGATTCTAATGTTCTTACAGCTCTTCAAGAACCAAATGAAGAGTCTTGCCAAATGAAATAAACCACAAATTTAGGTAGTAGCTAAAAAGGGAGGTTGAAATATCTTCATCTGCAGAGAACAGAAGATTCAAGATTACTGAGAAAACACAtcttaaaaatcttttcagaTTACAATATACTACCTTTCCCTGCAGATGAAGGGATAAAGGCAGAATGgagtttttttcctgttgtctttGACATTCAGATTTTCTAAGGGCAATGGTACTTCCAAAGCAGATGCTAGAGCcttatatgaaaaaaaatacttacttGATCTTTTAAGTGTTACTTCTCAAATATGTGCGCTTTGAGCACTCGGCAGCAGTGCTTTCGAGGTTAGGCACATTGGCAAGCTCAGGTATGTCAGAGCAAGAAACAGTTTCAACTCTTCATCCCACAGGCATATTTTAAACCTACCCGTCATTCACATCAGCTGTAGGCTGAGATTTGCTATGACTAAACTTCACAAGCCCAAAGTTACTTCCTGCTGTATAGAGGATTGTCAGATGtgtaatatttcaaaatatagttCTGAAACCTTATCCAGCAGCAAATGCTTGTCATTTAATCACTTCCGTTCTACTGACTAGCTCCATGAATCAAGTAGATGGTAATAATCTCAGACGTTGCCGTTGGCCGTTGTTAGACACAAAGCCTACCCTTGTCTAGGCAGGGGTTTCACGAGCCATCACTAAGCAGTTGGCAGCTCTGGCTGGTGACCCCCTGGCCGACAGCTGCTTGGTCTGGGCTGCTTTATGCCCTTGTTTTACTGCCCTCTACTTGTCTTCTTAGAGAGAGAGCTTGCATGGGCTTCAGGGGCTCCTCCTTGCCCTGCAGCATGGTGAACTACTTGTTTGTACAACGCAGCCTTCAAAGTCAGTCGGCAGTTGTACGTTATCTAGCACACAGAGGttaacagaggaaaaaggaacaCAAAAAGTGCTTCATAAAATCTAAGGGGACCCTCTTTAGCACAGGCACATAGCCATATACATTAATACTGTACCAGCAGGTTTGTTTCTTCTGTAGCATGGCTTACTGAGAAGATTGCCTAGACATCTAGGTAATCCATCATTGATGTTTAGGCATTTCAGCTATTGCAACCAAATTCACCCTGTGCTGTACCAGTTATGCTATTATAAAATGCTAGTTATCGTAAAATAGTTAAGATTAGCAAATTTATTTCAAATGCAGAATTAAACAAGATTTATTGTGGCATTAGATTTCTATAGAACCCAGTTTTAGCTTTAtcacaactttattttttaatgcactaCAAATGTGCATCTACTGTGGATTGAAAAGAATGGAGAAGAATGCATATTCTTCCATGTAAGGAATGAATTTAACATTTCTATTTTTGGAAGCAGTTCGTGTCAAGATTTTATATCTTGAAAATACAGAGTCTGACAGCATCATCCAGCAACtggaaaagcaacaacaaaaaggttATATACTACAGATTTTTAATTCTGAATCATTTACTTTGTATTAGATGATTGTGCAATATTTCTTTTCTATCATATATCCTGTTTTGTGTACTGCAGTATCAGATTATGAAAATAACTCATGTAAGACTTGCTTTTTAGTTTTACAAAACTATACTTCAATTAAACAGAAGACATTATGACTAGGTATTGAAACTACTTATTTCCATTCTGCAGTATTTCTTAAAGTCTCAGGGAATTTGGAATTGTTCAATTGGAAAAAACTTAGTACCGTAGTAAAATGAATAAACAAGTGGTAAGTGTTAAAACAGTACTATACAAGTAACAGAGACTAGTATTCACTAGTATTAAAGATAACAAATAGAAACGAATGCTTTAAATCATGGCTATTACTTTTCAATTCTTTAAGAATActattttcatgtatttcatataaataaatacaaattatgtCTCATAGTGATTGGCATCTCCTGTCCAGCAGGTCTCTCAGTAGCTGTTAGAAGCAAGAATCAGTTTACTTTTAGTCATATCTTATAATCTGAATGGTTATACATTTCTAGTTTTACTGTACCATTTTACATTggttaaataaaaatatcagctGCTTCATTTTCCTCATTATTTGGAAAGAATAATTAACTTCATTGTCTTCTGAAATTTGTGCCCTGGCCAAAGTCATTTATGTATGAAACTTCATGGTGTTCCTGGGTTCAGGCTTCTAAATCAGCTTCTCAAAGATGCCTCACAAAAAATTTGTCTGATGCTGGTGGTTTATGACCTGTTCTTATACTGGGCAAAGAAAACACTGGAAGTATAAAATTAGGGCCTATTTATGCCCAAAGTTGCGCTGGTTTAGCTGAACTGCTACAAACCCATATGAACAGACCTGAGGCAAGAGGTGGAAATAGCACTGAGATGCAATTTGCCCCATTCATTGCCTTGAGACCAAGACCCAAACATAATTTATTGATTTCTATAAACCATTTAAGAGGCAACCAAACCACAAAAAGTTAAGAGATATTTATACCACTAGTATCTCATGTAGCAGATTACACAGATAACTTACTCAGGCTGCAATTCGGAAAGACTGGGTTGCAAGCAAAGCTGTACTGTCAAAGGCATGAAGCAGCACAACAGCCGAGGAGCTGAGCTGCATGTCTgtggcagggcaagggctgaACCAGTCCTCGCTAGGGGCAACCAAATGGAAATTCCACCACGGGCAAAACAAACTACAGCTCTTTCAGCTTCCAACAAATAGTGGACAAGTGGGGATTCCTTTCTGAATCTCAAATAGGCAGGAAATTTGAGAGTTCAGTCTGGAAGAGTACATACTATTCTCCAGGCTTCCACAAATCTGTTAAAGCTTTCAGCAAGTAAATCAAAGTATTTTCATTTACACTTCTCTTTAATTGAGATGGGTTCCAGACAACTCTAACAGAAATGAATACCAGAAAAGGTCAGATTATGTTCTTTTGGGGCCTATAACCATGACCATTAATTTAGGGGAAGAGAAGATCATGTGGGACTGGGATTTTTTGGTAGAGCTTTACCAGCTGTTAAAGAGCTGCAGCACATTTACACAAACCTCTCTCTGTGCTCATACACATTAGTAACAACCGATTTTAGGACAATGCCACTAGCTCCTTTTAATTGGCTGTGCAACtgcatatttttaagagttttaagAATTCACGAAAGCAGTCACTGTAAAGCTTTTTTAGAAATTTAATAGCTAAGCATTCACCTTCAATTGCTGGTGTCTGAACTAAGGTGTAAGTTAACTTTTTATGCAATTAAAATTTATTTGTGGGGGAATAAGAGTAATTAGCTttataataaatatgaataattGAGTTAGTTCACATTTATAACACACAGATATGATGGCCCATAGGACAACAACTCTTTTAGtgcttttctaatttttaatgctttgttgTTAAGTCAGATCATCCAAtgggaaataaaaacagtaatCCAAAGTGAAATTCTTACTCTGATCTCTGAAGAGTAGTGTGACATGTATTTAAGCAAAACAGCTGGCTTGGTTaatgaattaagaaaaatatgttgTGGGTCAGCTGGAcatatatttaaacataaaacaaaaggGTCCATGCTTTCTCCACACATTCACCATTCTTCCTTGTTCTTTATATACAGACGCTTTGTTTTTAGTGACAATAACCCTCCCGTCAGCTTGAAGCCACTCAGATTCACTTTGGAGAAGAACCCAAACGGTAATAAGGGCAGTATAAATAGGGAAGCTGTGTAACAGGGTAGGTGCTACATCACgagacagaagaaaacaaggtGGTACCAACAGACGTGTGCTGGAAAGGGGAATGAAGAAGCCTGAACTCCCACAGCTGTCTAGAGAAGCAGAGGTTCAACCCATGCTTTGCCAAACAACAAACTCAGAGTGCTTTGACAAAATATTAGTTTTCAATACACCATCAGATTAACAGCTATAATCAAAAAAACTCCCATATTTAATGCTTATTAAGCATGTCACGTGAAGCCAAACAATTTGAACTGATCAATTGTAAACCCAACTTGTTcctaaataagaaaaaacatataTCCTCTCTTAAAGATACTAAGTAGATGTACCAGAATAAAAGCATTATACTTACCTTAGAATTCTTAGGCACACACTATATAAGTTATCTTAAGCACAGACAGTAAGACTTTAAAACAGCATTCATTACATATgtgccatttattttttccattaagaaaaaatTCTAATACAGTTTATATAAAGTGTGGCATTTGCCCACCTAAAAGATTAATTTGAGGCAAGATGCTTTGAAGCAAGTCTTATTTTCAGGTTGTGGGCTTCTGATAATCATATGAACTTTTTGCGAGAAGATTGCCAGAATACAAAATGAGCATTCTCTAAACATTATAGTTTGCCAGGGCTAGGCCTAACATTCATGAAATAGGTATTATCTTTTCAGTAAGTAAATGGCAAAGGGTTAAATCCCATCTGCCATCTGTGGCTGTTCTACACTAGATGGTCCACAGTCATTATCCTATGAGACACATGTGCACACAAATAGCTACTAGTACACTGAGACAGACACGATATGTACAAAGACAGTGTGGATTCAATGTGCAGCACAGCAAAGGCCCAGAGATTTGGAGCAGAAGCAAGAACGTAAGGCCTTCAACCTGACCCATGATTCTAGTATATTATTAAGTACTTGATGATATGTAAGTAAGTTTGCTGGCACAATAGTAATTTTCCCAGTGAAcgcagagaaaaacagagagagtgtCATGTTTCTGTGGAGTGTCCACACTGCAGAGGTATTTATGTTAATCTGTATAGTCAACTCCTGAAACAATCATTcctttacataaataaaaataaacaacttgTAGTATAAACATACACTAAGATTCCTGAGTCACACAAGTGAAAGTTATTATATCCTTATATTCTTGTACCCAAACAAATCCAGTATTATTCAAAATCCTCACGAATGAGAAAAAGAGACACATTTTCATTGGCAAGCTTATTGTTCAATAGTTTGTGTCTTCTACTGTTACTAAAATAGCTTTTCCCTTAATACCGCAAGCTTATTCCTAGGTTTTCACACTTGGACACTTTTCATTCATCCAAAATTTTCATTCATTGAACAGAAAAAGCGTTTCTTCTCTTTgtagatgggggaaaaaaagctatagcCATCTGCTCCAGTTTTGTCATCTAAATCTTCTGTCTCCTGTTATTTGCATAGCTCACAACTAAGAAACTTCATGAATATTTTCATGATAAATCTAACCAGCTTTTGAAtagtgcatgaaaaaaaaaatcagcaatatAATTCTGTCAAACTTCCTGTACTTTCACGGCTCTCCCCTTATAACCCTAAGAAGTGTTTGCTTTGAGATAAATTGTTGATGCAACTTCAAGATTATCTAATTAGCACACTGCTTTTCAGAAGATGCAGCTCTTCCAAAAGTAGTCTTCCTATCTTGATGATTAGAAAGACTATTGGCTCTCTACGCATTCTCATCTTCTccccattttttcctcatttcaggCAATTGCTCTGCACCCACACAAAATAATCCTCTCATTCATGCTGCTCTGTCACTAGTCCACTAAATCAATATGATCTGCAAGAATTTTCTTCTTGGTAGATTAAGTTATTTTTCATCTCTAATAAAGATGCTATTAACTTCCATCATTTTTCACTCACTTATAGccaaaaagccaaaataaatacaatgctgtgagatcaaacagcagcTCAGAATTTTAGCTGGAAGATTAGAATACCTCTGTATTAACGgaagaaaatacagtattattttgaTCAGGATAGATTATGCAAACATTATAAAAACTTCAGTACAATGTTGCCAATGTAACTCTTTTCTGATAAGCAAACCTAATGCAATATTCCATTGACCAGGATCTTCTCCCACAGAAACAGTCTCAAACCCATCTTTTTTGTCATGACATGCACAAACTGAGAAATAAGGCTAATCCCACAATGATTAAGTCAAGATGCCAAAGTCTTGTCAAAGTTTGACAGGCTTAACCTTCTGCGCTTAAATGgatgtattttaaatatgtgctttTTCATGAATTCAATTAGTTTCTTCTTAAATGACTGTCTTAGGAGATCCAGTGCAGGCAAGTCAGAATATTCATCTAAAAATATAGCTGCCACCCTGAAACATTTCCACTTATGTGTTTTGCTAGGTTCCTCAACCCTTTTGCCCTGAGTAAATTCAATACTATTCCAAATTTTACTAACTATAATATTCCAAATTGAGATTTCCAACACATCACTTTCAGACAAAACAAAGTGAGAGATTAGTTCTACAGGTAACTTTTAATGCAAGCCTTGAAAATTTGAGAAGATTCTGATATTTTCCCTCCCTAGTACATCTCTGGTTGCATTTATTTACATACATTTTATCTTTCTCTATACAATTATAACATTAGTTATTGCTAGTTACCCTTCTCATTCTTCTTAAGCAACAGCACAAACAGTTTAAAACCATGACACTTCACATTAGCCTGGCTTCCCCCTTATGCAAAATTACACAATATTAAACCTAAATACATCTTTTTTAATCTTCCAACAAGTCaggattttcttctcatttattaaAACTGTAACTGTGTTTGGCAGAACACACCAGAAGTGCAGATATTTGGGACTAACATAGATGAAGCTCAAGTTAGCTGACAGatgattttcttcagttctttgttCAGTTCTTACTCATCCCAGGTATCtccatatttatttactttaactagagaaaagaaaaaacagcagttgCAGATGAAATAGTTTAaatgcaaaagtttttttttaatacagcactGAAAACTACAATGAAATGCATTATCATTTAAAGCAGCAAGTGGGGAGACTGTCAGTCACAGCACAATACACATCTAATTAAAGCTACTTTCAATAAATGGGGAATGGAATGAGCTTGTTATTCATTATTCTTTATTGAATTAGTATTCACTCAAAAGGCCTACAGTGCTAATTCCTGCCCTACAGAATTTGTAATTACTTTGAAATAAACGCAACACGTGGATGAAACAGACAATTGGAGGAAACAGGCAAAGAATGTTACGATAAATATGTGACTACATAATCTAGTTACGTGCACAATTGGATGGATTCAGAATAGTTAAAAACGCattcaaacacaaacaaaaaaatcagtagtCCCTACAAGGAAACTTCTCAGCCACTATTATTTGGCAGCTTCCTTTAGTATAGGAGtgagtcagagaagaaaaaaacagggtaTTGGTCTTATTGACTTATTCAGAAGCATGTCACATTTAATTCAACAATGACCAGACAGTGAAAAGATGCTTACTTGAAAGTGAAATGGAAAGTAGACTATAAGTGACTGCCATCCCTAACAGTAGAGAATGGATCTGTATGACACAGCAAAAATGCTTGCACTAGTCAGCCACCCTTTTACAAATCTAATTGCAgtttaaattattaataaacCCAACTCTTCATTATCTACCTACAGCAGAACCAGTGGAATGGAACAGAATGTATGGTTCTTGTTTCAGTGAGATGTCAACAAACTCAGCTTAATGCACTGAAGAATCTATTTTAAGCTGGTTGATGTTGCAGTGAAGCACCATGAGAAGCTCTCTCAAAGTATGACTTGACTTGCATTTCCATCAACAGTGGCAGCTTAGCAGGCTGTACTACCTGCAGTCATTCCCTGAGAAATGGTTATGTTTTGGAAATTCCAGTTCACTATGCAGATGCACAAACTTGTACTGTCACAATGGAGGGAATCAGGCATGTGCAGCTAGAAGTCAGGGACTGCTTAAAACTGGCTTAAACAGTTAGATTGGGTTAGTTCTCCCTTACTCCCTTGCAATGGAGGACAGAAACCACCATCTCCTATTTGCTAGTCATGTTCCTACGACAGACAGATGAAGGGTGAACAAAGAGGTAAGGATTCATTTTCTGTGTACAGGTTTATAAAAGCTATCATGTCCAATATGGACAGGAAGCTAGATTAGAAATTATCAGGCAGCATCAGTAGAATCCCTTaactgcaaatttaaaaaaatgcatttctgaattATTGTATTCCattgttctttttctcctaaaagtAAAACCAACTACTCTTAAAAATTCGTTTTACAAAACTCAGTGCACTATTTAATACACTTTTATCTTCAAAGTCTGACTAGAACCAAACAGCACACAGGAACATAATAGAGAGAATGTAACATTTAATTATATTTACTATAAAAGACTTCAAAtatctaaaaattaaataatgaatGCATGCTCTCATTTCATAGCCACAACATTTGCCATGGAATTTGGCAAGGAATGCAGAATGATGCTTTAGAGTAAGATTTCTGTGTTTGGTTTTCAAGTAGCATTTCTAGGCTTTCTATTTGTGAAGacatattcaaaaagaaaatgctgtgcaAATTAATGAAGCATCAGCTGACTGAATCTAGAAACAACCTGAAGCTACAGCTTCAATAATTTCTGAATGTCTCATTTACTATACTGACACAATAGAAAAGAAAGTCTTCTATTcttgaaaaaacagatttaagtCATTACCCAAAAATTGCTCATACTTTTTATTTCAAGACCATGTAGATGTGTCCAAAGACAGATGATCCAGAAGAAGTATTTCTCAGGGATGGAATAGATTTGCATTCGTAAGCAACGCTGTTCCAAAGTTCACCACTGCTGCTTCAgacctttttgttttttatataatTGTTTATATTAACATGTCTAATAGAAAACCTCATCTATTGCTATAAATCTTGTTGCATTGTGAGTAGATCGGGCACTAAATACAAACCCCAACAATTCAACTGACTAGTCCAGTAGTGTGTCAAACAGTAATACAGTCCTCTTAATAGTAAGTTTTTCATAGGTGTCACACTAAATACAACAGttctagaaaaaataattatgaattGCTATTAGGACTTCTTTTTAAGCACTTTTTCAAAAAGGTGGCTGAATGGCACCTTATTCTTCAGAACAGTGCATTCTTATTTTGCTGtgcaaagttttgtttttccattgtaAAAACAAATCTCCATATTACTGCCAATCCTGTTTCCTTCCTTCGAGTTTTAATGTAGGATAATGAACTTCTGCAAACAATGCCACTATAGAAATCCCCTAATTCCACATGAAACAATTCTTAAGAATAAATAACGCCCCTTTCAAAACCATCAACTATGTATTCTATTTTGAGAGAACAATGCTATCTAAAACATACAGCCCCTTCCACAGCTAAAACTCTTCAGGAGAGCTCTGAGCTCAGAGTTCTTTGTTAGAAGAGGTTGCTCGGTATATTCACAAATTAAGAATCATGAGATTTTTAGAGTTTGGCACCGAGCTATGTGGCTGTAGAAGAGGAACTGTAATTTACTACCAGAAGATCaatgtttctgaaaaagaaaattaatttgaaatatgAAACTATAAACCATATCGCATATCAGCTACTTGCTGATGCCATAACGATAAACTGGCTAAAGGGTAAGCAAGATCAAGTGTAAGAGTTATAATCTATTTTTAGCATTACTACTAATATTTGAATTTACTATATATTGCAGTAAATCAGCACATTACCTTCCTTAACTGGCTTTTCCTGTGAAAACTTGCTTGGAGTTTCTGCCTTTGGTGGTAACATTACCTCATATGTCTCTCTGTGTTTATTTCTTAATTCTTCATATGAGATGCCCTTTTTTTTACGGTTTTCTTCTGGAATTGGAGCAggatctgaaaacaaaaaatacactaAGATACCAGAAAGGGCATCACACACCAAAACTTGATTATAACATCAGGTTGCCATACTTTTTCTAGAATGTCAATTAATTATAgctcaatgcaaaaaaaaaaaaaaaaaaaaaaggagcacgACAGACACACGCCTAAATAGCAACTGAGAATGTATGTGGCTTTTAATTCGTCCACCCCTTTCATCCTTCTCATTTTGTCAAACTGCTTTAGAAGATGAGCAGTGAAATCCTTTTCCTGATTTCACCCAGTAGGGAGTCTAACAATAACATGGTAGTAACTGCTGGATAAAATAGTTCTGGGTATTTGAGTAAAATTAGTGACACATACATTTGATATATTTataatttctgaaaagaaatttaCCTAAATCTCAAGGGTCTGCATGCAAGCTGTAAGTTCTGCAATCAGAGAACAATTAGGACTACATCTGTCATGTGATAAACATTTATGCTTCTATTTGAGTTGATAACGCAGAATCTTCATTCTATAATTAAGGCTGTACCAACTATTGTGATGAAGCATAACCACACTTTCCTTGACACATTTTTATCTGATACTTTAAACAACTAAAAACAAGTTGAGTGAATAGgctttttttgaaattaaaatgctttccacagaggagttaaaaaaaaaaaaagatcaaacaaaTCCAAAATACGTAACTCTGCATTTAACAGTAACTTCCTCCTTTGGGTACCATACAAGATCTGAATTCAGGATCAAGTGTTTCCACTGTAATAGCTGAAGATAGAGTTCATATGGGAGTGGAACAGCTGCACAGAACAGTACTTTAAAAACAGTTCAGTTCTCAGTGAGATAATCAGCTGTTGCAGGAGAGAACACAATATACATTCAGTTCTCAGAAGATGTAAACATTTGTTATGttataaaaaaacatttaatgtCATTGAATTAAAGTAGCATACAGTTACAGCATCACCACtggtaaaaatgaaataatctctGAAATGATAGTAGACAAAAAATAGAGACTATGGTTTATTTAGTAGTGAGAAGGATGACCTATTCACCTTCATTTCAAACAAAAAGAACTTGAAGTCAAGGTGAATTCTTTTGTAGGTTTAATTTCAAAACAGATTAAACCTTGCTAATTTATAATCTTTACTTGCAATTAGAGCTacaaaaacaagagagaaaaaatgcatttaatttaggCGTTAGAACAGAAAATAATGCAGACATTTACCTTCTGTGTCAATACAGTTCTGGGAACTTCGAGTGTTTCATTCCAAACAACTATAGTGTACAAAGCTTGTTTGCAAGGGttgcaaatatgtattttaaagagaTGCATCTGAGAAAAAGGCAAGAATTACTACACTACAAACTGCTAAATATTAAGCCAAACCACACCTTGAACAGTGTAATCAGTAATTCCTGTAGGTGAAGATTCATTCAGGGAAGCACTGAATGGAACAGGTTCATAACTAGAGAGAGCTCTATCTGTTGAACTGTAATCATCTGAATAGCTAGAAGAAAGTGGAGACCCAGGTCTTTGAGAAGAAGATTCAGTAAATGACTGAGAAGGTATGTCTGAAAACTCAGATTTCCGACTAGAAcggctgaaaaaagaa
Protein-coding sequences here:
- the OCIAD1 gene encoding OCIA domain-containing protein 1 isoform X2 translates to MEAGQGPGGREVGDPAENSVPKPYVPTEEERRLLKECGEESARYRAFPLAAVSMLATSLLIRKGVLRDNSRFGSLTKVAFAGTCGYLAGKISYLPICSEKFKKLKDSPIGDVLRQAQRHSSHNRSSRKSEFSDIPSQSFTESSSQRPGSPLSSSYSDDYSSTDRALSSYEPVPFSASLNESSPTGITDYTVQDPAPIPEENRKKKGISYEELRNKHRETYEVMLPPKAETPSKFSQEKPVKEVKVNKYGDTWDE